The following are encoded in a window of Drosophila simulans strain w501 chromosome 3L, Prin_Dsim_3.1, whole genome shotgun sequence genomic DNA:
- the LOC6737937 gene encoding uncharacterized protein LOC6737937 has product MASEDEEVYTEEESDQAMSFIREHDLPISELQYALRYVRIRRENKSLSDPVMGTRAPQDPVAEVSPPPFDWNGEDDQAVARDP; this is encoded by the exons aTGGCATCCGAAGACGAAGAG GTATACACAGAGGAGGAGAGTGATCAGGCCATGTCCTTCATCCGTGAGCACGATCTGCCCATTTCGGAGCTGCAGTATGCACTCAGATATGTTCGCATCCGGCGCGAAAACAAATCACTGAGCGATCCGGTTATGGGAACCCGGGCGCCACAGGATCCTGTTGCTGAGGTTTCGCCACCGCCATTCGACTGGAATGGCGAGGACGACCAAGCCGTGGCCCGGGACCCATAA